A stretch of Polypterus senegalus isolate Bchr_013 chromosome 3, ASM1683550v1, whole genome shotgun sequence DNA encodes these proteins:
- the fut9a gene encoding 4-galactosyl-N-acetylglucosaminide 3-alpha-L-fucosyltransferase 9: MTSPILKGILRPLLIAVIFLGCFVTLVILYFKPSNSWISGPMESATAVLKMKNFFSSKNDVNETIVLIWIWPFGQTFELNTCGSMFNIHGCHLTVDRSLYNKSHAVLIHHRDINGDLSNIPQFARPPFQRWVWMNLESPTHTPKKTGLEHLFNLSLTYRRDSDIEVPYGSLIGSPESLDFVLPSKNKLACWIVSNWNPDHARVKYYNELYKHIEIHTYGQAFGEYLNDKSFIPTISSCKFYLSFENSIHKDYITEKLYNVLLAGTVPIVLGPSRANYENYVPSEAFIHVDDFPSAKDLAEYLLLLDKNEDLYFQYFIWRKHFAVKLTKFWEEHACLTCEYIRRRQEYKSIPNLEKWFWE, translated from the coding sequence ATGACATCACCAATTCTTAAAGGAATTCTACGGCCATTATTAATAGCCGTAATTTTCCTTGGTTGCTTTGTTACTttagtcattttatatttcaaacCATCTAACAGCTGGATTTCTGGTCCTATGGAGTCAGCAACTgcagtattaaaaatgaaaaacttcttCTCATCCAAAAATGATGTGAATGAAACCATTGTTCTCATTTGGATTTGGCCCTTTGGACAGACCTTTGAGTTAAACACTTGTGGCTCCATGTTTAACATTCACGGTTGCCATTTAACTGTAGACCGAAGCCTGTACAATAAGTCACATGCTGTTCTCATACACCACAGAGACATTAACGGGGATTTGTCCAATATTCCACAGTTTGCTCGACCCCCTTTCCAGAGGTGGGTTTGGATGAACCTCGAATCACCAACTCACACTCCTAAAAAGACTGGTCTTGAACATCTTTTCAATCTGAGTTTAACCTATCGACGTGACTCAGACATTGAAGTGCCTTATGGGTCCCTGATTGGGAGTCCCGAGTCTTTAGATTTTGTGTTACCCAGCAAAAATAAACTTGCTTGCTGGATTGTCAGCAACTGGAACCCAGATCATGCTAGGGTGAAGTACTACAATGAGTTGTACAAACACATTGAAATTCATACTTATGGTCAAGCTTTTGGTgaatatttaaatgataaaagctttattcctacaatatcCAGCTGCAAATTTTATCTTTCATTTGAGAACTCTATCCACAAGGACTATATCACAGAAAAACTCTACAATGTTCTGCTTGCTGGCACTGTGCCTATTGTCTTGGGGCCATCGAGAGCTAACTATGAAAACTATGTGCCAAGTGAAGCTTTTATTCATGTGGATGATTTTCCATCAGCAAAAGACCTGGCAGAATATCTGCTTTTATTAGACAAAAATGAAGATTtgtattttcagtattttatctGGCGAAAACACTTTGCAGTGAAGCTGACAAAGTTTTGGGAAGAACATGCTTGTCTCACCTGTGAATACATAAGAAGGCGACAGGAGTACAAATCCATTCCAAATCTGGAAAAATGGTTCTGGGAGTAA